The genomic DNA CGCCGGCGCCCAGGTGCCCGCCGGGGGGTTCAGCTTCGAGGGCGAGATCGAGCTGGGGGGGCGCTTCTTCATCGACGAGCCCTCCGCGAGCCGGAAGGCCAAGCTGGAGGAGTACAGGGACCTGACGCCGGGGATGCTCCTCGAGCGACTGGACCTGCGGCTCTTCCGGCCTGACGAGAGCTACTCGCTCGAGTTCGGCGGCTCCAAGTGGGGCTATGACGACCAGGAGTTCTCCCTCCGCGCCGGGCGAATCGGTCGCTGGGAGTTCGGCTTCGACTGGGACCAGACGCCCCATATCTTCGCCACCAACGCCCGGATGCTGGCGACGGAGACGGCGCGCGGCGTCTACGTCCTCCCCGCGCGCGCGAGCGCCGCGGCGCTCTCGGCCGCCGAGAAGGCCAAGCACAACAGCGCCCCGGAGCTTGACGAGATCGGTGTCCGCTGGGACACGGCCAAGCTCTTCTTCTCGCTGACGCCGATACCCGCTCTCGAGCTGC from Candidatus Rokuibacteriota bacterium includes the following:
- a CDS encoding MtrB/PioB family outer membrane beta-barrel protein, producing the protein MVGPLVAGLVALTLATPAGAQVPAGGFSFEGEIELGGRFFIDEPSASRKAKLEEYRDLTPGMLLERLDLRLFRPDESYSLEFGGSKWGYDDQEFSLRAGRIGRWEFGFDWDQTPHIFATNARMLATETARGVYVLPARASAAALSAAEKAKHNSAPELDEIGVRWDTAKLFFSLTPIPALELRAEYKRINKEGNRPIGMVFGSPGNDFTESLEPIEQTINELRLKASYATERWQLQFQYLLSIFENSVKSLTADNPLQAGDGAFAVGTLTSIPGSGTLSLPPDNMAH